TCCCTGCGAACTCACGCTACGAAGCACTCCGAACGGTCCCCGTTTATATCGTCAACCCATTCGCGAAATTGCAATGCTTCACAAAGGGCAGGATGCCTGGACGAATCGCGTTTTGAAGGCCAATGAAGTGCTGCCGTTGGAGCCTTCAGGTCGTTTGTTTCACATTAAAGCGGAGGTCGAAATTCCAGAAGGAGCCAGGCTCACTTTTAACATACGAGGCATCCCGGTCGTTCTGACTCCGAAGTCGATCGAGTCCGGCACCGGCCCGGTTTCCGTCATGGGGCGAATAAAGTCGGTGGAGATTTTAGTGGATCGTGCCTCGATCGAGGCGTTTGTGAATGAGGGTGAAATTTCATCCACCAGGTTCGTGCTGCCAAATGAAAACGGCCTTTCCGTGAAAGCAGACGGCGGTTCCGTGACCATTCAGTCACTCTCCGTATATACACTCAACTCAGCCTGGAAGGACGGAATCGGAGATTAGCAGGCTGCCCCGAAGTACGGGCACTTATTGTATGCTGGGGGTGTGACGCAGGGCCTTGCCTGGGCGCTCGCCGGTAAGTTCGCCGTTTTTGATGACTGCCACACCATTTACGATCACGAACGGGATACCCGAGGGATAATGGTGAGGTTCCTTGTAGGTGGCGTTATCTTGAACTTTTTCGGGATCGAAAATGGTGAGGTCGGCCCAGTTGCCTTCCCGCAACTGGCCGCGATCCTTGAATTGGAAGGTCTGGGCGGGAAGCGTCGTCATTTTGCGAATGGCATCTTCCAGCTTGAGGGTGTGAGTCTCGCGAACATAGCGCGCAAGCACACGGGGATTGTTGCCATAACCGCGCGGATGGGGCACGCCTTTGCCGAACTCGCGCAGGCCGCTATCACAAGCAATCATGGTGTTGGGTTGACTCATAAAAATCTGGAGATCCTTTTCATTGATGCCATGAAACACTCCCGAGGCGCCGCCATTGCTCTCGATTTCCAGGATCATTTCGATCTGATCATCCAGGGAGTCAGAACCGCGCTTGGCTTTGGCGGCTTCGGTTATATCAAGGCCTTGTAACGACCGGTCGTGCTTATATTCGGCAATGAATGCGTATGAGTAATTATCTCGTCCATGCTCTTTCAGGCTGGCCTTCATTTTGGCAATGATGGCGGACTTCTGTTCGGGATCCTTAATGCGTTCCCGGAATTTTTCGTGACCGCCTTCGCGGGCAGTATCAGGCACAAGCTGGCTCATGCCGGTGCTGGAGGCATCGTAACTGTATTCGTCCTGGGTGATGTCGAGACCTTCGGCACGGGCATTTTCGATGGCGGCAATTACTTTTTCGGTCTGTCCCCAGACTGAATTGCCGGAGAGTTTGATGTGGGAAACTTCAGCGCGAATATGGGCTTCCCGGGCAATGCGGAAGAGTTCATTCAACGACTTGTAAATGCCGGTGCCTTCATCGCGCATATGACTGGCATAGATGCCATCATACTTCGAAGCCACTTTGGCGAGTTCGATGATTTCCTCGGTTTTGGCAAAGGTTCCGGGCAGATAAATCAACCCGGTGGAAAGGCCCACCGCGCCATCCCGCATCGCCTGATCGACATAACCCTCCATTTTGTCCAGTTCCTGCGGAGTTGGCGGACGCATGAAGGAACCGCCCATGGCTTTTCCGCGCACGGTTCCGTGGCCGATGAGGGAGGCAACGTTGAGTGCAGCGTTGGTGGCTTCTATGTTTTTGAAAAGGTTGCCGATATTCAGCTCTGAAGCCCCGCAGTTGCCCACCACAATCGTGGTGACACCCATGCGGATGAAATTTTCCGCATATGGCATTTCGGCAACCTCGTCAGCGTGGGTATGCACGTCGATAAATCCAGGAGCCACAATCAGGCCTTTCGCGTCAATTTCCCGTTTCGCATCGCCATCGATTCTGCCGATGGCGGCGATGTGGCCATTGGTGACTGCAACATCAGCAAAGTAGGCGGGATTGCCCGTGCCATCCACCACGCGACCGTGCCGCACGATAAGATCGTAAGTTTCGGCCTGCGCCAAAGGACCACAGATGAGAACCAAAGTGACGGCGAAAATGCGTGGAACCAATTTCATGGCATGACTATTAGCAATTCCGGTTTCGAAACGCTACTGTTTAAGCAATGGAATCCTCCAGTATAGGTAAAGTGCCAATTCGCGAGCGGACGTTTCTTACGGCTGAATGGCGTTATCTTGCCATGTTGAATTACGAGTTCGATCCGGAAATCTTGCGTCCTTATGTGCCCATGGGAACCGAACTGGATTCGTGGGACGGTAAAACTTATGTGAGCATGGTAGCCTTCCTGTTTCAAAAGACGAGGGTGCGCGGCCTTGCCATCCCATTCCATGAGAATTTTGAAGAAATCAATTTGCGCTTTTACGTGCGACGGAAAGGGCCGGAAGGCTGGAGACGTGGGGTGGTGTTCATTGCGGAAATTGTTCCACGTTTTGCGATCGCCGCAGTTGCCCGGCTGTTTTACAACGAAAACTACGTGGCGCTGCCGACTCGACATAAACTTGATCTTACGAAACCGAATCCAACGACAGATTACGAATGGCGATTTCAAGGTTGCTGGAATCGCATTCATTTGAAGACAGAAGGGAGTGCCCAGTTGGTGGAAGAAGGGGCGTTGGAGGAATTCATTACCGAGCATTATTGGGGATACGCCGCGCAGAAAAATGGAGGTTGCGTGGAGTATCGAGTTGAGCATCCGAAATGGCGGGTCTGGCAGGCGGAAGAAGCGCTATTGGAATGTAGTGTGAAGGGGCTCTACGGTGAAAAGTTTGTGCCGTTCCTGAATGCCAAGCCGAGTTCTGCTTTTCTAGCAGAAGGATCGGAGGTGACAGTATACGGTGGGAGGAGGATTTGAGCGGTCCTAATGAAAGGGACCTACGCTTTAAACAACTCTGACATGGCGTATTGAAAATCCGGCAGCAGAGGGTCGGAAAGAACGTCGCGGACTGCCAGAATCTGCTTGAGTGTCAATCCATACTGCCCGGCATGATAAACTTCAACGTTGTTGTAACGCGGGTCAACCATCCAGAGTCTGGGGATTTTAATTTCTTCGTAGAGGGATTTTTTCGTCACGGTATCCCAGCGATGATCCTCCGGGCTGACGATTTCCACGACCAGGAAAGGCTTTTGGTTGGCGGCCATGACGAGCGTCAGATCTGGAGCGACTTCGGTGTCAAGCGACAGAGCGATCCGAGTGCGAGGTGACAGCAGTTGCACCACGGAGCCATTTCCGACACTGGTCGCGACACGATCGTGCAAGCGTTTACAAATCTCCTCGTGGCGAGGTCCGGGTGGCGGTCGCAAACAGATTTCTCCGCCAAACAATTCTTCGTAAGGCTTGCTCATTTTCCGGCCAGGAGCGTACGTAAAAACTGCCCGGTATGCGAGCGTTTGTTGCGCGCGACTTCCTCCGGTGTGCCTTGCGAAACAATCGTTCCGCCTTCCTGTCCACCCTCGGGGCCAAGATCGATGACCCAGTCGGATTCGGCGATCAGGTCGAGGTTATGCTCAATGACGATTACCGAATGACCGGCATCGACGAGGCGCTGGATAACGTCGACGAGACGTTTTACATCGGCCATGTGCAGTCCGATGGTGGGCTCCTCCAGAATGAAGAGATTGCGTTTTGGGACGCGTTCGAACTGATCCGGCTCCCTCAATCCCGTGAGCAGATGGCTGACGAGCTTGACGCGTTGCGCTTCACCGCCGCTAAGTGTGGGGCTGGTCTGGCCGAGCTTGATGTAGCCGAGGCCGGTGTCGCACAAGGCCTGGAGCGGGCGTTTGATTTTTTGGAAGGCGGTGAAGAACTCCATCGCTTCTTCCACGGACATTTCCAGCACTTGTGCGATGTTCTTGCCGCTAAATTCAATGTCGAGCGTCTCGCGATTAAAACGGCAGCCTTCACATACTTCACAACGCACAAATGCAGGCGGCAGAAAATTCATCTCCATTTTGATGATGCCAGCTCCCTCGCATTCAGGGCAACGGCCTTGCGCGCTATTGAAGGAAAAACGGCTGGAGGTGTAACCACGCAGACGGGCTTCCGGGATCTGGGCGAAGAGATCGCGGATTACGTTAAAGAAGCCGACATACGTCGCTGGAGTCGAGCGGGGCGTGCGGCCAATAGGTGATTGGTCCACCTCGTACACGGCCTGCAACAAATCATGGCCGGACAAGTTGGAAACTTTGGCGCCGGATTTACGACCTTTGATGGCAGCATCGGCAGCGGGTAGAAGGCATTCGCGGATCAACGTGCTTTTACCAGAGCCGCTCACACCCGTGACTGTCACAAAGCGGTTCAAAGGAAAATGAACCGTCAGATTTTTTAAATTGTGGACGGAGGCGTTGCGGATGGTGAGCCAGAGATTCTTGACGGTCCTTTTAGCGGGATCACCGACCGGGCGTCGTTGGCCGCGCGCAGGATAACCGGTTTTAGCGCGGAGACATTTGCCAGTAACGGAATCAGGATGGCGCATCAGCTCTTCCAACGTGCCGCTGGCAACCACAGTCCCGCCATGAACGCCAGCACCCGGACCGAGATCGATTACGTGATCAGCGCGGCGCATCGTTTCTTCATCGTGCTCAACAACGATGACAGAATTGCCGCGCGATTTCAGAGATTGGAGAGCGTTAAGGAGTTGCTCGTTGTCGCGGGCGTGGAGGCCGATGGTTGGTTCGTCGAGGACGTAGAGCACGCCGCTGAGATTCGATCCAAGCTGTGCGGAGAGGCGAATGCGCTGGGTTTCACCGCCGGAGAGCGTGGGAACGCCGCGGCCGAGCTGGAGATAGCCAAGGCCGACTTCGGCAAGAAACTTTAGCCGCTCGCTGATTTCCGGCATGATGTCGCGGGCGATCAAGGCTTCGTGGTTCTTGAATTTTACCTTCCGAAAGAATTGTTCCGCCTGCTCGACAGACATGGAGGCGACAGTGTCAATGCTGGGAGGCGGTTCGCTTACGCGGAGGCGGACGGCGCGGGCTATGGGATTCAAGCGGGCGCCATTACAGTCGGGACACAACTCGCGATTTCCTTCCTGCCATTCGAACCACGATTCCTCAATAGCATCAGCGCGGGCGCCACGGTCGACGTCAGGCAAATAAAAGAGTTCGCCAAAGCCGCGGCATTTTGGACACCAACCTTGAGAGGAATTATAGCTGAACATCTTTGGGTCGAGGGGCCCAAAGGAGCGGCTGCATTTGGGGCAGGCACGTTCCGTCGAATGCACCGAAAGTTTGCCATGATTATCGAGGGCGAAGAGAATGCCGTGACCAAGCTTCAAGGTTTCATCAATGAGCATTTGGGGCGGACGCGCAGTTTTGGCTGGCTTGCGTTCCAACACGCCGACGATGATTTCCACATCATGTTCGCGGAAACGATCGAGGCGCAGGCGTTCGCTGGTCTGGTAAATTTTTCCATCGGCACGGATTTCCTTGTAGCCATGCTTGGCAGCCCATTCCGCGACGTCGGTGTGAAAACCTTTGCGGTTACGAACGACAGGGGCGAGCAGGAGGAGGTCGCCACGTTTTTTCTGTTCGGTTTGCAGACCCTTGCCAAGTTGGTCGCGAGTCTGGGCTTCGACCGGGATTTGGCAATCAGGGCAGTATTGGGTTCCCAAACGGGCGAAAAGCAGACGGATAAAGTGGTAAATTTCGGTAACCGTGGCGACCGTGCTCTTGCCACCGCCGCGGCTGTTACGTTGTTCGATGCTGACCGTGGGTGGAATACCGGTAATGAGGTCGACGTCGGGACGCGACAGTTGATCCACGAACTGGCGGGCGTAGACATTCATGGAATCGAGGAAGCGACGCTGGCCTTCCGCAAAAATGAGGTCAAAGGCGAGAGTGCTCTTGCCTGAGCCACTGACGCCAGTAATAACGACAAATTGATTACGAGGAATGGTGAGCGAGAGATTCTTTAAATTGTGCTCGCGTGCACCATGAATGAAAATAGCGTTTTGCGCTTCCGGGAAATGATCAGTTCCATCAAACACCTTGTGAAAATAACATAGGTATATGGTTTGGCAAAAGAATGGAGGCTGATTTCTTTACTTTGTAGATGGTTGATTCGTAGGGTTTTCCTTGCCGTAGTTGACGGTCAGATAATCCACCAGTTGATCGACATTGTTGGTCGAGATGGGAGCGCCGTATTTCTGCTTCATTTTGTTTACCTCGGCAGTCCAGACGGTGCGGGTGAGACGGGGTTGGGTGCTGATGTAATCGGCGGAATGGCAGAGCAGGCATTGGCTGGTGACCAGTTCGGAACCAGGGCCGGGCTTTAGTTTGGCCGTCTCGGGCGGGAGGGTGAATTTTGTTTCGGCGGCGTCAGCGATGAAGCAGAGTGCGGCCAGCGCGGCGAGAGGGAAAAGTTTAAGTTTCATAGGCGGTTTAGGAAACAGAAACGCGGGTGATTTCGACGACATTGCGCATGTAACCGGCAGGATTCCAGAGCGGTTCCATCGGCTGCGATTGGCCGATGCGATTCGTGGCTTTGACTTTTAATTCGTAACTCCCTACCTTGGCGGGACCAAAAGGAATGGTCCATTCGCGGAAGGAATATTTGCCCAAGTCCTTGCCGAGCTCCGCTTCGCGCCAATTTTTGCCACCGTCTTCAGAAAAAAGAATTTCACGGATACCATAGCCGCCGTCGAAGGCGATGCCTTTGACGATACTGGTTTGGGCAGACCTGAGTTTTGCTCCTTCGGCAAGGCTGGTAATGAATGAGCGGACGTTATAGCGGTTGATGGGAATGGTCTTTTTGGGAGTGGTGCCGGGTTCGACGCAGGCGCAGGAATTGTCCGGGATGCGGTAGGCGGGATTCATCCAGAATCCGTTGAACGGTTCGTCTATGACTGTGATTTCATTGAGATGCTTCACCCAATAAGTGCCGTAGTGGCCAGGCACGACGAGTCGCAGAGGGTATCCGTTGAGCCAGGGTAAATCCTCGTCATTCATTTCGTACGCAAGCATCACTTCGCCGTCCAGTGCCTGTTCCACATCGAGTGCTTTGACGAAATCAGGAGTATTGGGGAGGAGCGGCTTATCCATGCCGTTGAAGGTGACTTGCTTTGCTCCTTCTGAAACGCCGCATTTTTCCAGCACGTCCTTGAGGCGAACACCTTTCCAACGAGCATTGCCCATGGCGCCGTTGCCGAGTTGGCCACCAGGGACGCGAGGTTGAAAGAACCCGCGGCTGTTTCCAGAGCATTGGTTTACCGCGACAATTTCGACGGGTTCAAATTGGGATTTCAAATCCGCGACAGAAAGTTCAGCGGCGTTCTTCACCTTGCCCTTGATCTGCACCTTGAAATTTTCCAACTGATTTGCACTGGGGGGCGAGAGCGTCAGATGATAGCGAACAAAGAAGGCGTCGTTGGGAGTGATGACGCCCTCGTTGAAGACGGAAAAAGGAGTTTCAAGTTGAGGCGGACGAGTGGTCTGGCGAATCAGTGGACGTTTTTGCGGGTATTTGACGAGCGGACGTTCACCGTTTTCGAAAGGGAGAGAGATGGTATCGTCGGCAGCGAGAGCAGAGCTGCCGCCCAGGAAACCAAGCGCGCTGAGCATGCCCGCAGCTTGCAAAAAACGACGGCGCGACAGGGGCGTTCGCGTTGGATCGGAAGGATTGCGCATAATGAAATGATAAATCCTTGGAGAAACGGATTAAAGGAAAAATTTGCGCAGGCCATTTTCCTCCATCATGTTAGGAACAGAGGATGATATGGACAAGAAGAACATAGCGAACCTGAGTCCGGAAGAGAGGCTGCTGGAGACGCATGTCATTGAGATTGACGGAATGACATGCGATAGCTGCGTGAACATCATCAACGACGCCTTACAGGCAGTTGACGGGGTGAAAGAGGTGCGCGTTGACCGGCCAAATCGCAGGGTTCATGTAACTTACGACAGCAGCAAAACGAATATTCCCGCGTTGCACGATGTGCTGCTGGACCATGGATATCGGCCGACTATATTTGCCGAACCAGCTCGTTGACCCACTTAGCCCGGGTGTTCGCCGGCAAGCTCTGCTTTGAGAGCTTGTCCAGTATGGCTTTTCGCACAAGCTGCCACTTCTTCGGGCGTCCCTTCAGCAACGATCTCTCCGCCGCGGTCCCCGGCATCAGGGCCAAGATCAATGACCCAATCCGCGGATTTAATCACATCGAGATTGTGCTCTATGATGACCACGGAATGCCTGGCATCCACCAGGCGTTGAAAAACCTTGAGCAACACGCGGACATCGTCGAAATGCAAGCCAGTAGTTGGTTCGTCAAACAGAAAAAGTGTGGGTTTGGTGTCCCCGGCACTGGAATGACTGAACTCCGCGAGATGGCGAACCAGTTTCAACCGCTGACTTTCACCGCCGGACAATGTGTTAATGGGTTGCCCCACCCGGAGGTAACCCAGGCCAACGTCCTGTAGTAACTTCAAACTTTGTGCCGCGCGGCTGGCGGCTTTTGAATCGAGAAACTGCGACAGAAAATCGACAGCTTCGTCCACGGTGGCATCCAGTAAATCGGCAATGCTCATCTCCCTGCTGCGCGAGTCTGCATTGGCGGCGTTGCTGGAAACCAAAGGGGGTTGCACCTTAATTTCCAAAATGTGAGGACGATAACGACGGCCATTGCACTCGGGGCATTTGATAAAGACATCGCTCAGGAACTGCATTTCAATTTTCTCAAAGCCGGCTCCACGGCAGCGTTCGCACTGACCCTGGCCGGAGTTGAAACTGAACGCGCTGGAATTCAAACCACGTTGCCTGGCAAGTTCAGACTGGGCAAAAACATCGCGGATATCATCGAAGGCCCCGATATAGACTGCGGGATTGGAGCGAGGCGTTTTGCCGAGGATGGATTGGTCCACGAGCACGACGCGACCGAGTGACTCTGAACCTGTGAGGGTGGGGGTGTGGCCGTTACCAAGTTGCGTGTTGCGTGTTGCGTGCTCCGTTTCCTCGTTGTCCTCCGATTCACTGGGGGATGATTCCGGCTCATTCAGGCTGGAGCTGAGCAATGGCAGCAGGACTTCGCGGGCAAGGGTGGTTTTGCCCGAACCGCTGACGCCAGTGATGCAAACGAACCGCTCCAATGGGATTCTTACAGTGAGATCCTGCAAGTTGTGTTGAATAGCATGAGCAAGCGTTAAAAAAGATGTCTTTGCGGGTTCGGCAGCAGCCTGGCCGCGGCCGTTCCTGGTGGGTTTGGCCCCTTTGGTCTCAAGGCGCACGTGGCGACGTTGAGGAAGCGGGATATCGCGCGTGCCGCTGAGGTATTGGCCGGTCAACGAAACGGGAGATTTGAGAATATCAGTGTATGAACCTTGAAAGACGACCTGACCACCGGTGGCACCGTGGCCGGGGCCAATGTCGATGATTTGATCTGCCGCACGCATCACGCTCGCTTCGTGTTCCACGACCACGACGGTGTTGCCGGCATTCCGGAGCTGTTCCAGAATATTGACCAGCCGCCCTGTATCGCGTGGATGCAATCCGACGCTCGGTTCATCCAGTACGAAAAGCGTGTTCACGAGCCGTGTGCCGAGACAAGTGGTCAAATTCACACGTTCTGTTTCACCACCGGAAAGGGAGCGGGTGGGGCGGTCCAAGGTTAGATAACCGAGCCCGACGTTGTTGAGGTAACCGAGGCGGGCACGGACTTCGTTAAAGATCAGACCCAGTGGGCTGGAAGGTTTGACATTGTGCCTCGTTGAGAGTTCTTCGATGAAAGCCAGGGCATCGCGTAATGGCAGACGATAAAAGTCGGAGAGCGTGATCAATGAAGTTTGGCTTGAGCCATTGGAAGGGGCATTCCGTGGGGAAAATTTGCTCTGAACTTTATAGAGCAGGGTTTCCGCCTGGAACCTCTGGCCATGACAATCGGGACAAAGCACATATGAACGATAGCGCGAGAGCAGAACGCGGACATGCATCTTGTAGGCTTTAGACTCGAGCCAGCGGAAATAACCTTTGATGCCATACCAGGCGCGAGGCCATTCATGCATGGAATCCTTGCCATAGTCCTTATCGCCATTGATAACCCAATCCTGAAATCCCGCTGGCAAATCCTTGAATCGAACATCGGTCGGAACGCGACGAGTTCGGCAAAATTTCATCAAATCGGCCTGTGACTCTGCGCCTTGACCGGTCTGCCATGGCTTCACGGCACCTTCGGCGAGCGTCTTGGTTTTGTCAGGTAACGCCAGGTCGTAATCGATGGTGATGGTGCGACCAAAACCACGGCAGGTGGGACAGGCACCGATCGGGTGATTAAAGCTGAAGAGAGCCGTGGAAGACTCTTTATAATCGATGTCACAGGTGGCGCAATGGAGCTTGTTGGAGAAAGGTCGAATGTGGCGTATTGCGTGTTGCGTGTCAGTGGACTCAGCGGTCACGTAATGCAGGGAAAGTTTTCCTTTGCCAAAATGGTAGGCCTGCTCACAGGCTTCAACAAAACGCGCGCGGTTTTCTCTGGCAATTTTGACGCGATCTTGAATGACCGTGACCGTTTCTGGCTTTACCCGGCGTAAAAGGTCGGTTGCTTCCTCCAGACGCACAACTTTGTTGTTCACCAGGAGCCGTTGATACCCTTGTTTGCTAATCAGCGCGAGCGATTCATCGAGTGAAAGCTTTTCGGAAATGGGCAATGCAAAGGTTACCAACACTTCGTCAACCTTCGCTCCATTGTCCCTGGTTTTTTGTTCGGCAGAAAGCGTTTCCCAGATCCGCTGAGGCGGGTCCTTGCGGACGGGTTGATGGCATTGACGACAGTAGAGTTGTGAGACATGAGGCCAGAGCAGCTTCATGTAATCGCAGAGTTCGGTCATGGTGCCGACTGTGGATCGCGTGGTCTTGACGGAATTGCGCTGCTCAATGGCAATGGCGGGCGGAATGCCTTCGATGCTATCGACCTGGGGCTTGTCCATGCGGTCGAAAAACTGGCGGGCGTAAGGGGAAAAAGTTTCGATATAGCGGCGCTGGCCCTCAGCGAAGAGGGTGTCGAAAGCAAGCGAACTTTTGCCGGAGCCGCTAAGGCCAGTGATGACGATCAACTGATTTTGGGGCAGATCGAGATCAAAGTTTTTTAAATTGTTGTGCCGGACGCCGCGAAGACGAATTACAGCAGGTGCAACTACGGACTTTTTAGCCATTCAGGCAAAAATGTAATGGGGATTGGGCTTGTGTCAACCTTCTGAGAAACACCTCTTAAGACATCGCAAATAGCCGGGATGTATGGTGTTGAAGGGAATTATGGAGCATAATGATTGAAATGGCACGGGCGGGTGAATTCTTTATGCAACAGGAGTGGTTTTGCCTATTTAGATGACAACCCGAGGGCATAATAGATCGTGGATGTGCTAGGGTAATCGGTAGAGGAGTCGATAAAAATGGGCAAGAGGTGTTGCCGTCTTACAAGCCACTGAGGTGCTTATATCAATTTGACCAAGAGGAATCACAAACCAACCAGAATCAATATTCCATTATGAAAGAGCCCAAAACAATTCCCGAAGAACAACAAAGTTCCCACTTCACTGCGCATGGGTGCCGGACGGAAACGGCACATGATCGCGATGTTCCAGAAATTGACCTGCTCAGCCCGCTAACAATCCGGGACATTACTTTTCGCAACCGGATTGTAATGTCGCCGATGTGCCAGTATTCCGCCAAAGACGGGTTCGCGGACGATTGGCATCTGGTTCATCTAGGCAGCCGGGCGGTGGGGGGAGTCTCGTTGGTGATTGTTGAGGCGACGGCTGTGACGCCGGAAGGTCGTATTTCGCCCGGAGATGTGGGCATCTGGAGTGAGGACCATATCGAACCTCTGGCGCGCATTGCGAGATTTGTGCACAAGCAGGGAGCGATTGCCGGTATTCAACTGGCTCATGCCGGACGGAAGGGAAGTTGTGACGTTCCTTGGAAGGGAGGAAACCGTCTTAAAACCCGCGGGGAGGGAGGGTGGGATGTGGTTGCTCCAAGTCCGATTCCATTCGCAGCGTCAGACCCGCTGCCGATCGCGTTGGATATTGAAGGCATTAATGAGGTGGTAGCCATGTTCGAAGCCGCCGCAAAACGGGCGTTGAAAGCAGGGTTCAAGGTTCTGGAGATTCATTCGGCCCATGGCTATTTGTTGCATGAGTTTCTTTCGCCGCTCAGCAATCATCGCACGGACGAGTATGGCGGCAGCCTGGAAAATCGGATGCGATTGTTGTTGCGCGTGGCTGAAAGACTTCGCGGTTTTATGCCCGGCGAGTTGCCGCTTTTCGTGCGCATTTCCGGGACCGACTGGGTGGATGGTGGATGGGACATTGAGCAATCTGTCGAACTAGCTAAGCGCCTTAAGGCCTTGGGAGTGGATTTGATTGACGTCTCCTCCGGAGGAATAATTCCCGAAGCGCGCATCCCGGTGGGAAAAGGTTACCAAGTACCGCTGGCCCGACGCATCCGCGACGAAGCAAACATTAGAACTGGCGCGGTGGGACTGATTACTGAACCGCGGGAGGCAGACGAAATCATTACCAGTGGCGATGCCAATATGGTGTTCCTTGCACGGGAACTATTGCGTGAACCCTATTGGGCGTTGAAAGCCGAGCACGCTCTGGAGGAAGAGCCGCACTGGCCTGTGCCATATGGTTATGCGATCAAGCGGCGGGCAAAATGAGGATGCTTGTTGCAGTTACTGGTATGTACTTCGTTGATAAACCCAGGTGATATCGTCCTTCTCATTGGCGGGAACCGGCAGGGGAAGACTCACGCCGCCCTGTCTGTTTGGTTTCACGGTGCTGCCATTAAGCCATTTGTGAATCTCTGAGTGCCCGTCGGCAAATGAGAAGCCACAAGCCCGGTTGTGGTAGGAGGCGGGGAGATCGCTCCAGGCATTGAGTTCTGGCGGCCCATCGCCGGTGCAATAAACATACCAACCATCGTTGATGCTGTCGGGATGCTCAT
The Pedosphaera parvula Ellin514 DNA segment above includes these coding regions:
- a CDS encoding YqjF family protein; its protein translation is MESSSIGKVPIRERTFLTAEWRYLAMLNYEFDPEILRPYVPMGTELDSWDGKTYVSMVAFLFQKTRVRGLAIPFHENFEEINLRFYVRRKGPEGWRRGVVFIAEIVPRFAIAAVARLFYNENYVALPTRHKLDLTKPNPTTDYEWRFQGCWNRIHLKTEGSAQLVEEGALEEFITEHYWGYAAQKNGGCVEYRVEHPKWRVWQAEEALLECSVKGLYGEKFVPFLNAKPSSAFLAEGSEVTVYGGRRI
- a CDS encoding NADH:flavin oxidoreductase/NADH oxidase, whose amino-acid sequence is MKEPKTIPEEQQSSHFTAHGCRTETAHDRDVPEIDLLSPLTIRDITFRNRIVMSPMCQYSAKDGFADDWHLVHLGSRAVGGVSLVIVEATAVTPEGRISPGDVGIWSEDHIEPLARIARFVHKQGAIAGIQLAHAGRKGSCDVPWKGGNRLKTRGEGGWDVVAPSPIPFAASDPLPIALDIEGINEVVAMFEAAAKRALKAGFKVLEIHSAHGYLLHEFLSPLSNHRTDEYGGSLENRMRLLLRVAERLRGFMPGELPLFVRISGTDWVDGGWDIEQSVELAKRLKALGVDLIDVSSGGIIPEARIPVGKGYQVPLARRIRDEANIRTGAVGLITEPREADEIITSGDANMVFLARELLREPYWALKAEHALEEEPHWPVPYGYAIKRRAK
- a CDS encoding N-acyl-D-amino-acid deacylase family protein, which codes for MKLVPRIFAVTLVLICGPLAQAETYDLIVRHGRVVDGTGNPAYFADVAVTNGHIAAIGRIDGDAKREIDAKGLIVAPGFIDVHTHADEVAEMPYAENFIRMGVTTIVVGNCGASELNIGNLFKNIEATNAALNVASLIGHGTVRGKAMGGSFMRPPTPQELDKMEGYVDQAMRDGAVGLSTGLIYLPGTFAKTEEIIELAKVASKYDGIYASHMRDEGTGIYKSLNELFRIAREAHIRAEVSHIKLSGNSVWGQTEKVIAAIENARAEGLDITQDEYSYDASSTGMSQLVPDTAREGGHEKFRERIKDPEQKSAIIAKMKASLKEHGRDNYSYAFIAEYKHDRSLQGLDITEAAKAKRGSDSLDDQIEMILEIESNGGASGVFHGINEKDLQIFMSQPNTMIACDSGLREFGKGVPHPRGYGNNPRVLARYVRETHTLKLEDAIRKMTTLPAQTFQFKDRGQLREGNWADLTIFDPEKVQDNATYKEPHHYPSGIPFVIVNGVAVIKNGELTGERPGKALRHTPSIQ
- a CDS encoding Uma2 family endonuclease; its protein translation is MSKPYEELFGGEICLRPPPGPRHEEICKRLHDRVATSVGNGSVVQLLSPRTRIALSLDTEVAPDLTLVMAANQKPFLVVEIVSPEDHRWDTVTKKSLYEEIKIPRLWMVDPRYNNVEVYHAGQYGLTLKQILAVRDVLSDPLLPDFQYAMSELFKA
- a CDS encoding GH32 C-terminal domain-containing protein, which encodes PCELTLRSTPNGPRLYRQPIREIAMLHKGQDAWTNRVLKANEVLPLEPSGRLFHIKAEVEIPEGARLTFNIRGIPVVLTPKSIESGTGPVSVMGRIKSVEILVDRASIEAFVNEGEISSTRFVLPNENGLSVKADGGSVTIQSLSVYTLNSAWKDGIGD
- a CDS encoding molybdopterin-dependent oxidoreductase; the protein is MRNPSDPTRTPLSRRRFLQAAGMLSALGFLGGSSALAADDTISLPFENGERPLVKYPQKRPLIRQTTRPPQLETPFSVFNEGVITPNDAFFVRYHLTLSPPSANQLENFKVQIKGKVKNAAELSVADLKSQFEPVEIVAVNQCSGNSRGFFQPRVPGGQLGNGAMGNARWKGVRLKDVLEKCGVSEGAKQVTFNGMDKPLLPNTPDFVKALDVEQALDGEVMLAYEMNDEDLPWLNGYPLRLVVPGHYGTYWVKHLNEITVIDEPFNGFWMNPAYRIPDNSCACVEPGTTPKKTIPINRYNVRSFITSLAEGAKLRSAQTSIVKGIAFDGGYGIREILFSEDGGKNWREAELGKDLGKYSFREWTIPFGPAKVGSYELKVKATNRIGQSQPMEPLWNPAGYMRNVVEITRVSVS
- a CDS encoding heavy-metal-associated domain-containing protein, whose protein sequence is MDKKNIANLSPEERLLETHVIEIDGMTCDSCVNIINDALQAVDGVKEVRVDRPNRRVHVTYDSSKTNIPALHDVLLDHGYRPTIFAEPAR